The sequence below is a genomic window from Pseudomonadota bacterium.
CTGTGGAGGGTGGTTCCCTTGATGCTATCCATGTCTTGCCTCGTTTCGTGTCACCCGCGCTGCTCGATGCCGCGCGCTTGCGTATTCTCGCACCCTCAGTCTATCGCCTGCCACTTGAAAACCGCCTGAAACATCATCAACGCTGCGGTAAAACGATGTTTATCACCCCTCGCCGATGGTCTCTGCGCGTCCCGGCGCTGGGGAACCACTCCGAGGTGGGCCGCGTGATAGGCTTGCGCGAGCGGGTCTCGTCGCGATTTCCCTAGCCGTGCGTGGCCACGAAGACCAGCACCGCCGTCACGGCGCCTGCGTACACGTCCATCGTCCAGTGCGCGCGCAGCGCCAGCACGGTGAAGACCTCGAACAAGGCCAGCCCCACGCCCACCCAGACCAGCGACGGGGAGATGGTGGCCAGGGTCAGGCCGCCGAACACGGCCAGCGCCGTGTGACCGCTGAAGAACAGGTCGTTCGACACGCCGTAGGTGACGAAGAGCGAGGGCACCCCGGGGTCGCGCCAGATCATGCCCTGGGGGGCGGGCAGCGCCGTGAGGTACTGCGAGAGCTGGCGCAGCATCATCAAGATGGTGAGGCCCACCAGCGGGCGCAGCGAGGGTCCGAAGATGCCCCAGCCCAGCACGGTCACGCCGAGGAGGTCGACCCCCAGCGAGCTGGTGATGAGCAGCAGCCGCGCGGCGGCGGGCTGATCGTTCAGGTACCGGTTCGGGGCGGCCAGCCATTGATGCAGCTTGTCGCCGATCTCGCCCTCCGGCATCCCGCGCTGAGACAGCAGGTTCTGGGTGAGGAACCAGAGGCCGATGAGGCCGGCCACCGTGATGAGGCGAAATCCGATGACGAGTATCATGCGTGGTCGACTCCTCTCGCGCCACCCTGTGCGTCACCCGCGGCCGCGACCGCGGGCTCGTTCTCCTCGTTGTGGCTGTCGCCCTTGCGCAGGTCGACCTTGACCGCGGGGATTCCGCCCCAGGTCTCGCCGTCCGGGATCACCGTCTTGGGGAGGACGAACGATCCGGC
It includes:
- a CDS encoding phosphatase PAP2 family protein, with protein sequence MILVIGFRLITVAGLIGLWFLTQNLLSQRGMPEGEIGDKLHQWLAAPNRYLNDQPAAARLLLITSSLGVDLLGVTVLGWGIFGPSLRPLVGLTILMMLRQLSQYLTALPAPQGMIWRDPGVPSLFVTYGVSNDLFFSGHTALAVFGGLTLATISPSLVWVGVGLALFEVFTVLALRAHWTMDVYAGAVTAVLVFVATHG